A window of Oncorhynchus kisutch isolate 150728-3 linkage group LG10, Okis_V2, whole genome shotgun sequence contains these coding sequences:
- the LOC109898284 gene encoding adenylosuccinate lyase isoform X2 encodes MESHAEDIDFAMAAEEESKLRHDVMAHVHTFAHCCPTAAPIIHLGATSCYVGDNTDLIMLRDGFDILLPKLARVIDRLSNFAEKYAGLPTLGFTHYQPAQLTTVGKRACLWLQDLAMDMRNLQRAREDLRFRGVKGTTGTQASFLQLFQGDHDKVEDLDRMVTEMAGFKKAYMVTGQTYSRKVDIDSLSPLASMGATIHKICTDIRLLANLKEIEEPFEKEQIGSSAMPYKRNPMRCERCCSLARHLIALLADPLQTASVQWLERTLDDSANRRISLPESFLTADIILSTLQNITEGLVVYPKVIERHIHHELPFMATENIIMAMVKAGGNRQDCHEKIRVLSQQAATVVKQEGGDNDLLARVQADPYFAPILGHLDNILDPKTFIGRAPQQVARFLSEEVRPLLEPYKAEIHVKIELEL; translated from the exons ATGGAGAGCCACGCTGAGGACATCGACTTTGCCATGGCGGCAGAGGAGGAGAGCAAGCTGAGGCACGATGTCATGGCCCACGTCCACACTTTCGCCCACTGCTGCCCCACCGCTGCTCCCATCATCCACCTGGGTGCCACTTCCTGTTACGTGGGAGACAACACG GATTTGATCATGCTTCGTGACGGTTTTGACATTCTCCTGCCGAAG TTGGCCAGAGTGATCGACAGACTATCAAACTTTGCTGAAAAATACGCTGGTCTCCCCACCCTGGGTTTCACACATTACCA GCCGGCCCAGTTGACCACAGTGGGTAAGAGAGCATGTCTGTGGCTCCAGGACCTGGCCATGGACATGCGGAACCTTCAGCGCGCCCGCGAAGACCTGCGTTTCCGGGGGGTGAAGGGTACTACGGGCACCCAGGCCAGCTTTCTGCAGCTCTTCCAGGGGGACCATGATAAGGTGGAGGATCTGGACAGAATGGTCACGGAGATGGCAGGCTTCAAAAA GGCTTACATGGTGACTGGACAGACGTACAGTCGTAAGGTAGACAtcgactccctctctcccctggccaGCATGGGAGCCACCATCCACAAG ATCTGCACTGACATCCGCCTGCTGGCTAACCTTAAAGAGATTGAGGAGCCTTTTGAAAAGGAGCAGATTG GCTCCAGTGCCATGCCCTACAAGAGGAACCCAATGCGTTGTGAGCGTTGTTGTAGTCTGGCCCGCCACCTGATAGCGCTGCTCGCTGACCCCCTCCAGACTGCCTCTGTCCAGTGGCTGGAAAGAACACTGGATGACAGTGCCAATAGGAGAATCTCTCTCCCTGAGTCTTTCCTTACCGCTGACATCATCCTCAGCACCCTGCAGAACATCACCGAAGGCCTGGTGGTCTACCCCAAG gtGATCGAGAGACACATCCATCATGAGCTTCCCTTCATGGCTACAGAGAACATAATCATGGCTATGGTGAAGGCTGGAGGCAACAGACAG GACTGCCACGAGAAGATCCGTGTGTTGTCCCAGCAGGCTGCAACTGTGGTCAAACAGGAGGGGGGGGACAATGACCTTTTGGCCAGGGTCCAGGCTGACCCCTACTTCGCCCCTATCCTGGGCCATCTAGACAACATCCTGGACCCCAAGACCTTCATCGGCCGCGCCCCCCAACAG gtGGCGAGGTTTCTCTCTGAGGAGGTACGCCCTCTGCTGGAACCTTACAAGGCCGAGATTCACGTCAAGATCGAGCTGGAGCTCTAA
- the LOC109898284 gene encoding adenylosuccinate lyase isoform X1: MAVMQHLLNCQPPLNLIKEDEVKPACCLRLVTHVSVMDTFGDEFNKYRSPLVSRYASKEMAYNFSDKKKFTTWRKLWIYLAKAEKALGLPVTEAQVAEMESHAEDIDFAMAAEEESKLRHDVMAHVHTFAHCCPTAAPIIHLGATSCYVGDNTDLIMLRDGFDILLPKLARVIDRLSNFAEKYAGLPTLGFTHYQPAQLTTVGKRACLWLQDLAMDMRNLQRAREDLRFRGVKGTTGTQASFLQLFQGDHDKVEDLDRMVTEMAGFKKAYMVTGQTYSRKVDIDSLSPLASMGATIHKICTDIRLLANLKEIEEPFEKEQIGSSAMPYKRNPMRCERCCSLARHLIALLADPLQTASVQWLERTLDDSANRRISLPESFLTADIILSTLQNITEGLVVYPKVIERHIHHELPFMATENIIMAMVKAGGNRQDCHEKIRVLSQQAATVVKQEGGDNDLLARVQADPYFAPILGHLDNILDPKTFIGRAPQQVARFLSEEVRPLLEPYKAEIHVKIELEL, encoded by the exons atggcggtaatgcaacatttattgaattgccaaccgccgttaaacctcaTCAAAGAAGATGAGGTTAAACCTGCGTGCTGCCTGAGGCTTGTAACACACGTTTCAGTCATGGACACATTTGGAGACGAATTTAATAAGTATCGTTCACCGCTGGTGTCACGATATGCCAGCAAGGAAATGGCTTATAACTTCAGTGACAAGAAGAAATTCACAACGTGGAGAAAACTGTGGATCTATTTGGCCAAAGCGGAAAAG GCTCTTGGCCTGCCCGTCACCGAAGCCCAGGTAGCAGAGATGGAGAGCCACGCTGAGGACATCGACTTTGCCATGGCGGCAGAGGAGGAGAGCAAGCTGAGGCACGATGTCATGGCCCACGTCCACACTTTCGCCCACTGCTGCCCCACCGCTGCTCCCATCATCCACCTGGGTGCCACTTCCTGTTACGTGGGAGACAACACG GATTTGATCATGCTTCGTGACGGTTTTGACATTCTCCTGCCGAAG TTGGCCAGAGTGATCGACAGACTATCAAACTTTGCTGAAAAATACGCTGGTCTCCCCACCCTGGGTTTCACACATTACCA GCCGGCCCAGTTGACCACAGTGGGTAAGAGAGCATGTCTGTGGCTCCAGGACCTGGCCATGGACATGCGGAACCTTCAGCGCGCCCGCGAAGACCTGCGTTTCCGGGGGGTGAAGGGTACTACGGGCACCCAGGCCAGCTTTCTGCAGCTCTTCCAGGGGGACCATGATAAGGTGGAGGATCTGGACAGAATGGTCACGGAGATGGCAGGCTTCAAAAA GGCTTACATGGTGACTGGACAGACGTACAGTCGTAAGGTAGACAtcgactccctctctcccctggccaGCATGGGAGCCACCATCCACAAG ATCTGCACTGACATCCGCCTGCTGGCTAACCTTAAAGAGATTGAGGAGCCTTTTGAAAAGGAGCAGATTG GCTCCAGTGCCATGCCCTACAAGAGGAACCCAATGCGTTGTGAGCGTTGTTGTAGTCTGGCCCGCCACCTGATAGCGCTGCTCGCTGACCCCCTCCAGACTGCCTCTGTCCAGTGGCTGGAAAGAACACTGGATGACAGTGCCAATAGGAGAATCTCTCTCCCTGAGTCTTTCCTTACCGCTGACATCATCCTCAGCACCCTGCAGAACATCACCGAAGGCCTGGTGGTCTACCCCAAG gtGATCGAGAGACACATCCATCATGAGCTTCCCTTCATGGCTACAGAGAACATAATCATGGCTATGGTGAAGGCTGGAGGCAACAGACAG GACTGCCACGAGAAGATCCGTGTGTTGTCCCAGCAGGCTGCAACTGTGGTCAAACAGGAGGGGGGGGACAATGACCTTTTGGCCAGGGTCCAGGCTGACCCCTACTTCGCCCCTATCCTGGGCCATCTAGACAACATCCTGGACCCCAAGACCTTCATCGGCCGCGCCCCCCAACAG gtGGCGAGGTTTCTCTCTGAGGAGGTACGCCCTCTGCTGGAACCTTACAAGGCCGAGATTCACGTCAAGATCGAGCTGGAGCTCTAA